Below is a genomic region from Malassezia restricta chromosome VIII, complete sequence.
ACACGCTTGTTGGGATGCTGGTGGGAAGAGGGGAACAGGTAGGCATTttgcgcacgcgcgaggACATGCAAAGAAATGTGGTCGATAGGCGTGGTCCAGTGGTCATGGACGAGAAAGTAGTGCAGCGCAGCGGCGGTGAGAGTCGACGTGAGCGACCGCGCCGGTGGCAAGTGGGCGCGGGCCGCCGGTGAGGGCGTCGGTGGGCCGTATCCACTCGAGTCGAGCTTCGACACGTACACAAGCCCAGCACGCTCACGAGGCAGCGTGTACACGtacagctcgagcgcatacGCGAGACGCCAGGCGTCTTGAGAGCGGTACGCGGCCGTCACGATGACGTGTTCCTGCCACGTGggcacggcctcgtccgccCGGGCGTCGGTCGggtgcacatgcgccagcgGGTACAAGGAGCACACAGGGCGCGGACAGCTGTGCAGGGCGTGAAtgcgcagcgtgccctTCTCACACACATGGGGCCGTTGCGCCTCGACCGCGGCTTGGCACCATGCCACGAGCGACATGGCAAGCCACACGCCTCCACATGCATCGATTGCCGCCCGACACGGCCTGCCGTGTCCGGGCCAGTGCTCGGCTGCCGACGCTCGAGTGTGTGGTGCATGAGCTTGTGGCTCGTGCGGTCGAGGCgggtgcgcggcgcgtgcatgTCGATGTAGACTTGCAGgcgtggcgcgtcgtgtgtATGGATGATGGACAGGGCGATGTGGATGCATGGGAGTTGCGGCCTGATGCGCATGGACTGCGCCATACGCCGCCTATGGCGTGCCTGCCGTGGCTCAGCCTGCTTGAAGTGCATGGGCAGAGGCGTATGCTTGTACAGAGGGAGCATCGCGTCCTGCATCGCGGTCCGTCGAAGCATCGCGATACGCGCGTTGTCTTGCATGACGTGTTCGGCGGTGTGCCCGTCCGGCGGCGGTACCtcgcacgccgacgccagCGTACGATGCATCGACTGCGCATGCGGCTATATGcatgggcgcatgcgcgtcCGTCGGTGCGTATCAcgggcctcggcctccgTGACGCCGTGCCGGCGGGGCGGAGCATACACGCCTCGCTCACGTTTCGGACGAGGCAAGACGAGGCGTGGAccgcgacgctcgacgGCACGGTGGGAGATGCTCGTGCCTATCATTTCGTGGCGCTGAACGGCACGCCGCATGGCTTTGCATGCCGTGATGACGTGCCGTGGAGCGGCTCGTGGTGGACGCCGCTGTATGGCGTACTGCGGTCGTCGtttgcgctgcgcctcgaggtGCACCGCGCGCAGACGCTGCCGGAACTTGTGCTGCCTGGATGGACAGCCTTGTGggagcgcctgtgccaggcgccgcccgtgccgcgcgcgcaaGGACCGCGTGCGGTGCCGCTGATGACGCGCGAGCCCACAGCGTCGCTCGTGTTGCCTGCATCGCTCGatcgcgtgcgtgcgattgCGCAGGTGGACAACAAGTACgtgctgtgcctgtgcgatgcgtcgctgctATGTGTGGATCagcacgccgtcgacgagcgcatccgaATGGAACGCGACCTGACCGCCTATGTCATGGCCTGTCTTGGCGGCGAGGGACACAGCCGCGCGATCGAGCCGTGCACGGTCCCTTTGCccgcgcacgtcgtcgagaCCCTGAGGTTCTGGGGCTGGGACGCGGTGCGTGGCCACGACGACACATGGCACGTGCGCGCTGTGCCGGCCATCGTCCCACGGCACGCTGATGTCGCCCAGGTCGTGACGCAGTGTGCTACATGGACGGCCGAGCATGCGGACGACATACGCACATGgctgcgcacggcgatgcacgcgcagcacggtGCGATGAGTGCGCTGCGGTACCTTCCGCccgtgctgcgcggcatgctcgcGTCGCACGCGTGCCATACGGCGCTCCGCTTCGAGCAGTCCCTGTCACGTGAACAGTGTGATCagctcgtggcgcagtGGCGGCACACGACGCTGCCGTTCGTGTGCGCGCACCATCGCCCGTCGGcggtgtgcgtggcgcgcgtccCCGCCGCTGGACCGACGCCGTTCCCTGTGCGTTGGCACGTGCTCAGCCAGCTGGCGTGAGCCACGCCGCTCCACGTAGCGTGGAGGAGGGATCACGTGGAGGAAggcgacgaggcggcgatCGCGACGGGTTTTTTTTCGCTCATGGACTTGACGAACCTGCGCGAGAGCCTCGAGTCGCCCGTCCATCCGGCGCCCAGCCGCGTGCATGATGAGCGGCTCACGAATGAATTCCGCATTGctgcgctgcagctgacGAATCTGTACAAACAAGGCCGGAAAAatgcgcgcgaggcgtTCATGGATGGGTACAGCCAAGCGCTGGGCGACACGCTCGAGTGCGTGCGCACAGCGGCTCAGGGCGCATcggcgcacgacgcgcagaCGCGCCTGGCTGGACTGTGTGACTATATTCAGCGGCGGCTGGACGCTCTTCAAAGCGACGTTCAGGACCAGGAAGAGGCCGCGCAGGCCGCCGCGGTGCATGACCCCGTCGACGACAGCGTGTCGCGAACGCGGCGCAaggcgcggcatgcgcacgatgcgcccaagcgcgccacgcgcccGCCTGGtgcggccgaggcgccaccgccgtcgTCCCAAAGTGCGTGCGATTCAGATATGGACGTCGCGCCCCTCGCCCACGACCGCTCCCACCCACGcaagcggcggcgtgcgctgcgcgatcCTAGACAGCGTGTATAGATCGATACCCCGGGGCCCGGCGCCCCTGCCTTCCAGGACCACGTGTGTGGAGGCGCCCCATGGGCCGTGCTGGCGCCTGGGGCGACACGTTTCCCCCGACAGCGCTCTTGgtgtggcggaggcgctATGCAGTATGTGGGCAAGCTCATGTCGTCTGTGTACAATACCATTACGCCGAACATCAATCCGTCGACGCTCACGGGAGCGATTGATGTGATTGTGGTGGAGCGCGACGTGGTCGTCGAGGAAacgacgacgcagccgGACGGGTCGACGGCCACGCAGAAGCGGACGACGACCGAGATGGCGTCCACGCCGTTCCATGTGCGCTTCGGCAAAAtgagcgtgctgcgcccTGATGAGCGCAAGGTGACGCTGCATCTGAACGACTCGCCGGATCCGCTGCCGTACGCCATGAAAGTCGGCGAGAATGGCGAGGCGTTCTTTGTGATTAAGGTCGAGAACCCCGACGAGCCTGTGCCGGACGCGCTCGTGACGAGTCCCGTCATGAGTCCCACGCCAGGCACAGGTGAGCCGGTGCCTCTGCGCCTCGACGAGTCGCATGCTGAGCCGCCCGCGCCCGAGGCGGCACCCGTCGAGCTGGATCTCGATATCGAGGGCTACAAGTTCAGCAACAGCAACAGCCAAGTGGCGCTGAAGCAGGGCCAAAAGTTCGCCAACGAGCTGCCGCTGAATCGGCAGCATGGCGGCAACAACCCGCTGGTGCTAagtgagcgcctcgatcacCACAACCTGCGCTGGCAGCACCAGTTCCTGGGCTCCGTGTCCAAGCTCATGGCGGTCACGCCCGGCCCCGACAAGCCCAagacgccgcctgctcgctcgcggcgcatgagcgACTCGTACAGCGAGGCTGTGCCGGAGCGCCCGCGCCTGGCCGCGTCGCTGAGCGACTCGGACTTGTATGCgagacgaggcgccgacgcggcgACAGAGGCCGTGGCCTCCGAGGTCACCGAGCAGCCGGACATGGAGGACGAGGTCGCCGGCACGCTGACGTGCGCTCCGGCCGATCCGTACCTGTTCCAGCTGCGCGTGGACGACAACACGGTGTACTCGTTCGAGCTCAGTCTGTGCTCGCTGCCCGCACAGGACCAAGAGGCCGAGT
It encodes:
- a CDS encoding DNA mismatch repair protein; amino-acid sequence: MHRLPPDTACRVRASARLPTLECVVHELVARAVEAGARRVHVDVDLQAWRVVCMDDGQGDVDAWELRPDAHGLRHTPPMACLPWLSLLEVHGQRRMLVQREHRVLHRGPSKHRDTRVVLHDVFGGVPVRRRYLARRRQRTMHRLRMRLYAWAHARPSVRITGLGLRDAVPAGRSIHASLTFRTRQDEAWTATLDGTVGDARAYHFVALNGTPHGFACRDDVPWSGSWWTPLYGVLRSSFALRLEVHRAQTLPELVLPGWTALWERLCQAPPVPRAQGPRAVPLMTREPTASLVLPASLDRVRAIAQVDNKYVLCLCDASLLCVDQHAVDERIRMERDLTAYVMACLGGEGHSRAIEPCTVPLPAHVVETLRFWGWDAVRGHDDTWHVRAVPAIVPRHADVAQVVTQCATWTAEHADDIRTWLRTAMHAQHGAMSALRYLPPVLRGMLASHACHTALRFEQSLSREQCDQLVAQWRHTTLPFVCAHHRPSAVCVARVPAAGPTPFPVRWHVLSQLA